One window from the genome of Marinobacter sp. es.048 encodes:
- a CDS encoding asparaginase domain-containing protein yields the protein MIQIFTTGGTIDKVYFDANSEFEVGHSMLPELLSESNIHEGYRLRELMRKDSLEMNDEDRQLVLAAAGECDCDRIVITHGTDTMADTAAVLAGLKDKTIVLTGAMQPARMRRTDAVFNIGFAWAAVQLLPPGVYIAMNGEVFEAGAVRKNLQAQRFERT from the coding sequence ATGATCCAGATCTTCACCACCGGTGGCACCATCGACAAGGTGTATTTCGATGCCAACAGCGAATTCGAGGTGGGGCACAGCATGCTGCCGGAGTTGCTCTCGGAGTCCAATATCCACGAGGGTTATCGACTGCGGGAGCTGATGCGCAAGGACAGCCTGGAGATGAACGATGAAGATCGCCAGCTGGTGTTGGCTGCGGCCGGGGAGTGCGACTGTGACCGCATCGTTATCACCCATGGTACCGATACCATGGCGGACACGGCTGCGGTGTTGGCCGGCCTCAAGGACAAGACCATTGTGCTGACCGGTGCCATGCAGCCGGCCCGCATGCGCCGCACCGATGCGGTGTTCAATATCGGGTTTGCCTGGGCCGCGGTGCAACTGCTGCCACCGGGGGTCTATATCGCCATGAATGGTGAAGTGTTCGAAGCCGGAGCCGTGCGCAAGAATCTCCAGGCGCAACGTTTCGAACGGACCTGA
- a CDS encoding xylulose 5-phosphate 3-epimerase has product MPLPIQTAAVNHSASDCPDFRRWSDGYGVIQHSETTQHQVRVLAEHLVAAGHQPDAATVYRRLADLDRLASAGLWLVVHMTYARRVDVSGQPLAPQDFKTNPEGHTGGALNMVPAYAGYLALNNLTGRTRSWLMGQGHCVAAVDALNVLTGNLHLEQAERYRGPDGLSTLVSDFYSYRQKPDGTMAAPLGSHVNPHTAGGILEGGYLGFAELQYAHMPLPGESLVAFLSDGAAEEQRGSDWVPRWWRAEDCGAVVPVMIANGRRIEQRTELGTREGLERFEAHLEHRGFVPFRFDGRDPAGFVCALYEMEQALATNGEAASRGESSYPIRVPFGIAETTKGYGFYGASSNAAHNLPLPGNPRMDARARELFNEHAARLWVAPDQLQNCIAHLNQHAGQSRPLERDHALATRNPPDPVIPRLPANPDCSSPMKAVDDFFRALVAENPGLRARVGNPDELASNRLGGVLHDLKHRVNDPENDQESVHGKIITALNEEAVVSACLANKAGLNLVASYEAFCVKMLGAIRQELIFARHQKEVGRPARWLGLPVIATSHTWENGKNEQSHQDTTFCESMLAEMNDVSRVLFPADYNSTLATLPSVFSERGKITGMVIPKRERPCVFDKREAELLARHGALVVDEDTSAGEPLLLMANGAYQLSEAIRACERLRETGTPFRLVYIQEPGRFRQPRDTMEAQVCLSEFERERLFPHRIHRRVALTHMRPEVFRGHLYPLFPEPSQARVLGYINRGGTLNEAGMLFANGCSWGHALAACASVMDKPPGEWLSSAELAAVEGRGDPAVITRGLP; this is encoded by the coding sequence ATGCCATTACCCATTCAAACAGCAGCGGTGAATCACTCCGCTTCAGACTGCCCGGATTTCCGGCGCTGGAGCGATGGCTATGGCGTCATCCAGCACAGTGAAACCACCCAACATCAGGTCAGGGTGTTGGCAGAACATCTGGTTGCTGCCGGGCATCAACCCGATGCGGCTACGGTCTATCGCAGACTCGCCGACCTGGATCGGCTGGCCAGCGCCGGGCTGTGGCTGGTGGTTCATATGACTTATGCCCGCCGGGTCGATGTCTCCGGTCAGCCACTGGCGCCTCAGGACTTCAAGACCAATCCGGAAGGCCACACCGGCGGGGCACTGAACATGGTACCGGCGTATGCCGGCTATCTGGCCCTGAACAATCTGACCGGACGCACACGAAGCTGGTTAATGGGCCAGGGGCACTGCGTGGCAGCAGTGGACGCCCTGAATGTCCTCACCGGAAACCTTCATCTGGAACAGGCGGAACGTTATCGAGGGCCGGACGGGCTCTCAACTCTGGTGTCCGATTTCTACAGTTACCGGCAGAAGCCGGACGGCACCATGGCCGCCCCCCTCGGCAGCCACGTCAATCCACACACCGCCGGCGGCATTCTCGAAGGTGGTTATCTGGGGTTTGCCGAACTCCAGTATGCCCACATGCCCCTGCCTGGCGAGTCTCTGGTGGCCTTCCTCTCAGATGGCGCTGCCGAGGAACAACGCGGCAGTGACTGGGTCCCGCGCTGGTGGCGGGCCGAGGACTGCGGCGCTGTAGTTCCCGTCATGATTGCCAATGGCCGGCGTATTGAACAGCGTACCGAGCTAGGCACCCGCGAGGGCCTTGAGCGTTTTGAGGCACATCTTGAGCATCGGGGCTTCGTACCCTTCCGGTTCGATGGAAGGGACCCCGCTGGCTTTGTCTGTGCCCTGTATGAAATGGAGCAGGCGCTCGCCACCAATGGCGAAGCCGCTTCGAGGGGCGAAAGCAGCTATCCCATTCGAGTGCCCTTCGGCATTGCGGAAACCACGAAGGGTTACGGGTTCTATGGCGCCAGCAGCAACGCGGCCCACAACCTGCCGCTGCCTGGAAACCCGCGCATGGACGCCCGGGCCAGAGAGCTGTTTAACGAACACGCGGCCAGATTGTGGGTGGCTCCGGACCAACTTCAGAACTGCATCGCTCATTTGAACCAGCACGCTGGACAATCTCGCCCCCTGGAACGGGATCATGCCCTCGCGACCCGTAATCCGCCGGATCCCGTGATCCCCCGGCTACCGGCCAATCCCGATTGCAGCTCCCCAATGAAGGCTGTGGATGACTTTTTCCGGGCGTTGGTGGCTGAAAACCCCGGGCTCAGGGCCCGGGTGGGCAATCCGGACGAGCTGGCAAGCAATCGGCTCGGCGGTGTCCTGCACGATCTCAAACACCGGGTAAACGACCCCGAGAACGATCAGGAATCAGTCCACGGCAAGATCATCACAGCGCTCAACGAAGAAGCCGTGGTATCGGCCTGTCTGGCCAACAAGGCGGGGCTGAACCTGGTGGCCAGCTATGAGGCTTTCTGCGTAAAGATGCTTGGCGCCATCCGCCAGGAGCTGATTTTTGCCCGGCACCAGAAAGAAGTCGGGCGGCCCGCCCGTTGGCTCGGCCTGCCAGTTATTGCCACTTCACATACCTGGGAGAACGGCAAGAACGAACAATCTCACCAGGACACCACCTTCTGCGAGAGCATGCTCGCAGAGATGAACGACGTTTCACGGGTCCTGTTTCCAGCAGACTACAACAGCACTCTGGCGACACTGCCATCGGTATTCAGTGAAAGAGGCAAGATCACGGGCATGGTGATCCCGAAACGGGAACGCCCCTGTGTCTTTGACAAACGGGAAGCGGAACTGCTGGCCAGGCATGGCGCCCTGGTGGTGGACGAAGACACCTCGGCCGGCGAGCCATTGCTGCTCATGGCCAATGGCGCCTACCAGTTATCCGAGGCGATAAGAGCATGCGAACGCCTGCGTGAGACCGGCACTCCGTTTCGGCTGGTTTATATCCAGGAGCCCGGCAGGTTCCGCCAACCAAGGGACACAATGGAGGCCCAGGTATGCCTTTCGGAATTCGAAAGGGAACGCCTGTTCCCCCACCGCATTCACCGGCGGGTTGCCCTCACGCACATGCGCCCTGAGGTTTTCCGGGGACATCTCTATCCGCTGTTTCCCGAGCCCTCACAGGCCCGGGTTCTCGGCTACATTAACCGCGGTGGGACACTGAATGAGGCCGGCATGCTGTTTGCCAACGGCTGTTCGTGGGGCCATGCCCTGGCTGCCTGCGCCAGCGTTATGGACAAGCCCCCGGGCGAATGGCTGTCCAGTGCGGAGCTGGCAGCGGTAGAGGGCCGGGGTGACCCGGCGGTGATTACCCGGGGCCTGCCCTGA
- the ilvD gene encoding dihydroxy-acid dehydratase: protein MTQDKNQDKRRKYSAPVVDGIGKSASRAMLRAVGFTDEDFKKPQIGIASTWSNLTPCNMHINQLAEESAAGADEAGGKSLIFNTITISDGIANGTEGMKYSLVSREVIADSIETVAGCEGFDGLVAIGGCDKNMPGCMMGLARLNRPSVFVYGGTIMPGENHTDIISVFEAVGAHARGDLDLIEVKQIEETAIPGPGSCGGMYTANTMASAIEAMGMSLPGSSAQNAVSDIKAADCRGAGAAVLNLLEKDIKPSDIMTRKAFENAITVVIALGGSTNAVLHLLAMASTVGVDLELEDFVEIGKRVPVLADLRPSGHYMMSELVTIGGIQPLMKMLLDRGLLHGDCLTVTGQTLAENLADVAPYPEGQDIIHAFDNPIKADSHLRILFGNLAPTGAVAKITGKEGTHFTGRARVFHSEEEAQERILDGTVVAGDVLVIRYEGPKGGPGMREMLSPTSAIMGKGLGNDVALITDGRFSGGSHGFVVGHVTPEAAEGGPIALVEDGDTITIDAVSNQIELDVSDQELERRRQAWQAPQPRFTRGVLAKYARTVGSASNGAITDLP, encoded by the coding sequence ATGACGCAAGACAAGAATCAGGACAAGCGCCGGAAATATTCGGCACCCGTTGTTGATGGCATTGGCAAATCTGCCAGTCGCGCCATGCTTCGGGCCGTCGGGTTTACCGATGAGGATTTCAAAAAGCCCCAGATCGGCATTGCGTCTACGTGGAGTAACCTCACACCGTGCAATATGCACATCAATCAACTGGCCGAAGAGTCGGCCGCAGGTGCCGATGAGGCGGGCGGCAAGTCGCTGATCTTCAATACCATCACGATATCGGATGGTATTGCCAACGGTACCGAGGGCATGAAGTATTCCCTTGTGTCCCGGGAGGTCATTGCCGATTCCATTGAAACGGTTGCCGGCTGTGAAGGGTTCGATGGCCTGGTTGCCATTGGTGGCTGCGACAAGAACATGCCCGGCTGCATGATGGGGCTGGCGCGTCTGAACCGGCCGTCGGTGTTTGTCTATGGTGGCACCATTATGCCCGGTGAAAACCATACCGATATCATCTCCGTTTTCGAGGCCGTGGGTGCCCATGCCCGTGGCGATCTGGATCTGATTGAGGTGAAGCAGATCGAGGAAACCGCGATCCCCGGGCCGGGCTCCTGCGGCGGCATGTATACCGCCAACACCATGGCGTCGGCCATTGAAGCCATGGGCATGAGCTTGCCGGGCAGTTCTGCCCAGAATGCGGTGTCAGACATCAAGGCGGCGGATTGCCGGGGTGCCGGGGCAGCCGTGCTGAATCTGTTGGAGAAAGACATCAAGCCCAGCGACATCATGACCCGGAAGGCCTTCGAGAACGCCATCACCGTGGTCATCGCCCTGGGCGGCTCAACCAATGCGGTGCTGCACCTGCTGGCCATGGCCAGCACGGTCGGTGTGGACCTGGAGCTGGAAGATTTTGTTGAGATTGGCAAGCGGGTCCCGGTGCTGGCGGACCTGCGCCCGAGCGGCCACTACATGATGTCGGAACTGGTGACCATCGGCGGTATCCAGCCGCTGATGAAAATGCTTCTGGATCGCGGACTGCTGCACGGCGACTGTCTGACCGTGACTGGTCAGACTCTGGCCGAGAACCTGGCGGACGTTGCCCCCTATCCGGAAGGGCAGGACATCATTCACGCCTTTGATAATCCGATCAAGGCGGACAGCCATCTTCGGATCCTGTTCGGGAATCTGGCGCCAACGGGTGCGGTGGCAAAGATCACCGGCAAGGAAGGAACTCACTTTACTGGCCGTGCCCGGGTGTTCCATTCCGAAGAAGAAGCCCAGGAGCGGATTCTTGATGGCACCGTGGTGGCCGGCGATGTACTGGTCATCCGTTACGAAGGTCCCAAAGGCGGGCCGGGCATGCGAGAGATGCTGAGCCCCACCTCCGCGATTATGGGCAAGGGCCTGGGTAACGATGTCGCTCTGATTACTGATGGCCGGTTCTCCGGGGGCAGCCACGGATTCGTGGTTGGTCATGTCACGCCGGAAGCGGCCGAGGGCGGTCCCATTGCTCTGGTAGAGGATGGCGACACTATTACCATTGATGCCGTCAGCAACCAGATTGAGCTGGATGTCTCGGATCAGGAACTGGAACGTCGGCGTCAGGCCTGGCAGGCTCCACAGCCGCGCTTCACCCGGGGTGTTCTGGCCAAATACGCCCGCACGGTAGGCTCTGCGTCCAACGGGGCCATTACCGATCTGCCATGA
- the pbpG gene encoding D-alanyl-D-alanine endopeptidase, with product MVSRSMAIGWFFLLALLPGVSQGHQQEASVNASASSREAGPNLASVNAAVAVAGDSDLIFGKNADRSVPIASVTKVMTALVVLESGEPLDEWLTFEERHTPAAANAYTRIRIDSEMRRKDVLRIALMSSENFAAYTLARSHPGGFDAFIEAMNAKAVALGMTGTRFVDPTGLSSENLSTAADLVRLVNAAADYPEIREYSTTGYFRGQFRQPRYSLSFGNTNALVHRDSWGVGLSKTGYLSEAGRCLVMISKMNGKEVVTVLLDSLGTRSPLGDAGRIKRWLDTGVRGSVAAAARRYEQEKNAAYATAGNSTVSVN from the coding sequence ATGGTTAGCCGGAGTATGGCCATAGGTTGGTTTTTTTTGCTGGCGCTGCTGCCCGGGGTTTCCCAGGGCCACCAGCAAGAGGCATCGGTCAACGCATCAGCGTCGTCAAGGGAAGCTGGCCCAAACCTGGCCTCGGTTAATGCTGCAGTTGCGGTGGCCGGTGATAGCGATCTGATCTTCGGCAAGAATGCCGATCGATCCGTTCCCATTGCCTCGGTCACCAAGGTCATGACCGCGCTGGTTGTGCTGGAATCCGGAGAGCCACTTGATGAGTGGCTGACCTTTGAGGAGCGCCATACGCCAGCCGCCGCCAATGCTTATACTCGTATCCGCATCGACTCGGAGATGCGTCGCAAAGATGTGTTGCGCATTGCACTGATGTCGTCAGAGAACTTCGCTGCCTACACCCTGGCCCGCAGCCATCCGGGCGGATTCGATGCCTTCATTGAGGCGATGAATGCCAAGGCTGTGGCCCTGGGGATGACCGGTACCCGGTTTGTCGATCCCACCGGACTGTCGTCCGAGAACCTCTCTACTGCCGCGGATCTGGTCAGGCTGGTGAACGCTGCAGCCGACTATCCGGAAATTCGGGAATACTCCACAACGGGTTACTTCCGGGGACAGTTCCGCCAGCCCCGTTACAGCTTGTCGTTTGGCAACACCAACGCCCTGGTTCACCGCGATAGCTGGGGGGTGGGATTGAGCAAGACTGGCTACCTGTCCGAGGCCGGGCGCTGTCTCGTGATGATCTCGAAGATGAACGGCAAAGAAGTGGTTACCGTTTTGCTGGATTCGCTGGGTACCCGCTCGCCTCTGGGCGATGCCGGGCGGATCAAACGCTGGCTGGACACCGGGGTCCGGGGTTCCGTGGCTGCAGCGGCCCGCCGCTATGAACAGGAAAAGAACGCGGCCTATGCGACCGCAGGTAACAGCACGGTCAGCGTAAACTGA
- a CDS encoding pseudouridine synthase, which yields MRLDQFIANSTELSRKEAKRAISRGEVTVNEQVCKGANTQLAGDERVALLDGLLTLPGERYLMMNKPAGVVSATTDSSHATALDLLPADITRNLHIAGRLDADTTGLLLLTTDGQWSHRVTSPRTDCPKTYRVTLSAPLTDAAAQQLERGVDLHNDPRPTRPARIKVLEDRLIELTISEGRYHQVKRMLAAVGNHVEALHRLQIGQVELDAALKPGDYRELTRQEKDSLA from the coding sequence ATGCGACTGGACCAGTTTATTGCCAACAGCACCGAACTCTCCCGGAAAGAGGCCAAGCGGGCTATCAGCCGCGGGGAGGTAACAGTCAACGAACAAGTCTGTAAGGGCGCCAACACCCAGTTGGCTGGCGATGAGCGGGTGGCCTTGTTGGATGGCCTGCTAACTCTGCCAGGCGAACGCTATCTGATGATGAACAAGCCGGCAGGCGTGGTAAGTGCGACAACCGACAGCAGCCACGCAACTGCGCTGGACCTGTTGCCCGCAGACATCACCCGGAACCTCCACATTGCCGGCCGCCTGGACGCAGACACCACGGGCCTCCTGTTGCTCACCACCGATGGCCAGTGGTCCCACCGGGTCACCTCACCGCGAACTGATTGTCCCAAGACCTATCGGGTAACGCTGAGCGCACCACTGACCGACGCGGCGGCACAACAACTTGAGCGTGGAGTGGATCTGCACAACGACCCCAGGCCAACTCGGCCGGCCCGGATAAAGGTTCTGGAAGACAGGCTCATTGAGCTTACGATTTCGGAAGGGCGTTACCATCAGGTCAAACGTATGCTGGCAGCGGTTGGCAATCACGTCGAGGCGTTACATCGACTGCAGATCGGGCAGGTTGAACTGGACGCGGCGCTTAAGCCCGGCGACTATCGAGAACTGACCCGCCAGGAGAAAGACAGCCTGGCCTGA